A stretch of Meiothermus sp. QL-1 DNA encodes these proteins:
- a CDS encoding DEAD/DEAH box helicase: MLPSALSPYTSYAEWLCALEGYSGQLRYMRLLPPRPPQKVAYRGPFAGVLQVLGLEPYAYQAEAFGLLEQGAHVVISASTASGKSLVFQVPVLEALLEEETALLVYPTKALAHDQLARLRRMGEALGQADRIYPYDGDTPGRERRKAREKGLALLTNPDMLHFGLLPRHAEWASFLARLRYIVLDELHAYRGVFGSHTALILRRLLRLAWHYGARPQAIAASATIANPAEHAHSLTGLTFHAVGAQMARAEREFGLWVPKALDKEGKVRRSANLEAALLARHAAAQGLRFLVFTNARRTAELVARYAADERVKPYRAGYTAAERRRLERALQEGSLRVLVSTSALELGVDIGGLDGVILLGYPGSVSAFWQRAGRAGRGDERALVLWIPREDPLDAFFEAHPELLLESPPEAAVADPANRVLYPLHAHCAARELPIEPSSPDPLYHPGLPILPPLIRKGERLYSPSRDPHRALVLRGLGRNFTLRDGSGRVLGSLDERQAYWEAHPGAVYLHQGESYLVRNLDLEKREVVLLPGLEDYYTEPRAQTEIEVLEGEEVQPGVWVGAVRLREWVTGYVKKRYISEAVLEEVPLAMPELCFETEAVWFHPCSSLQAQLPGGLHALEHTLIGLLPLFVLAERQDVGGVSYPFYPRPLPSEGGATVFIYDGYPGGVGYARAAARQFPRWVKAAHDLLRTCPCEAGCPRCILSPKCGNGNQHLDKQAALWLAEELCRRYPVGPAH, from the coding sequence ATGCTGCCTTCGGCCCTATCCCCCTACACCTCCTATGCCGAGTGGCTGTGCGCGCTGGAGGGCTATAGCGGGCAGTTGCGCTACATGAGGCTCCTGCCTCCCCGCCCGCCCCAAAAGGTGGCCTACCGGGGTCCTTTTGCCGGGGTGTTGCAGGTGCTGGGCCTGGAACCCTATGCCTATCAGGCCGAGGCCTTTGGCCTTTTGGAGCAGGGGGCCCATGTGGTGATTTCGGCCAGCACCGCCTCAGGCAAAAGCCTGGTCTTCCAGGTGCCGGTCCTCGAGGCCTTGCTGGAAGAGGAGACTGCCCTGCTGGTCTACCCCACCAAGGCCCTGGCCCACGACCAACTGGCCCGGCTGCGGAGGATGGGGGAGGCCCTGGGCCAGGCAGACCGCATCTACCCCTACGACGGGGACACCCCCGGGCGCGAGCGCAGGAAGGCTAGGGAGAAGGGGCTGGCCCTTCTCACCAACCCCGACATGCTGCACTTCGGCCTCCTGCCCCGCCACGCCGAGTGGGCCTCCTTCCTGGCCCGCTTGCGCTACATCGTGCTGGACGAGCTACACGCCTACCGCGGGGTGTTCGGCAGCCACACCGCCCTTATTCTGCGGCGGCTTTTGCGCCTGGCCTGGCACTACGGGGCCCGCCCCCAGGCGATTGCGGCCAGCGCTACCATCGCCAATCCAGCCGAGCACGCCCACAGCCTGACCGGCCTCACCTTCCACGCTGTCGGTGCGCAGATGGCTCGAGCCGAGCGGGAGTTCGGCCTTTGGGTGCCCAAGGCCCTCGATAAAGAGGGGAAGGTTCGGCGCAGCGCCAACCTCGAGGCCGCCCTCCTGGCCCGCCACGCTGCGGCCCAGGGCCTGCGCTTTCTTGTCTTCACCAACGCCCGCCGCACGGCTGAGCTGGTGGCCCGCTACGCTGCAGACGAGCGGGTCAAGCCCTACCGCGCGGGCTACACCGCCGCCGAGCGGCGCAGGCTGGAGCGGGCCCTGCAGGAGGGCAGCCTTCGGGTGCTGGTGAGCACCAGTGCCTTGGAGCTCGGGGTGGACATAGGGGGGCTGGATGGGGTGATCTTGCTGGGCTACCCGGGTTCGGTGAGCGCCTTCTGGCAGCGGGCCGGGCGGGCCGGGCGGGGGGATGAGCGTGCACTGGTGCTTTGGATTCCGCGGGAGGACCCGCTGGATGCCTTCTTCGAAGCCCACCCCGAGCTGCTTCTGGAAAGCCCCCCCGAGGCCGCCGTGGCCGACCCCGCGAACCGGGTGCTCTACCCCCTGCACGCCCACTGCGCCGCGCGGGAGCTGCCGATTGAGCCCAGTTCGCCCGACCCCCTGTACCACCCTGGGTTGCCCATCCTGCCGCCCCTCATCAGGAAGGGGGAGCGCCTCTACTCGCCCAGTCGCGACCCCCACCGGGCGCTGGTTTTGCGGGGGTTGGGGCGGAACTTCACGCTGCGGGACGGGAGTGGGCGGGTGCTGGGCAGCTTGGACGAGCGGCAGGCCTACTGGGAGGCCCACCCCGGGGCGGTCTATTTGCACCAGGGGGAGAGCTACCTGGTGCGCAATCTGGACCTGGAGAAGCGCGAAGTGGTGCTGCTGCCGGGCCTGGAGGACTACTACACCGAGCCCAGGGCCCAGACCGAGATCGAGGTCCTGGAAGGGGAGGAGGTCCAGCCCGGGGTCTGGGTGGGGGCGGTGCGGCTCAGGGAGTGGGTCACAGGCTACGTGAAGAAGCGCTACATCAGCGAGGCGGTGCTGGAGGAGGTGCCCCTGGCCATGCCCGAGCTGTGCTTCGAGACCGAGGCGGTCTGGTTCCATCCCTGCAGCTCTTTGCAGGCCCAGTTGCCCGGCGGACTGCACGCCCTCGAGCACACCCTGATCGGCCTGCTGCCCCTTTTCGTGCTGGCCGAGCGGCAGGATGTGGGCGGGGTCTCCTATCCCTTCTACCCCCGCCCCCTGCCTTCCGAAGGGGGGGCCACGGTCTTCATCTACGACGGCTACCCCGGGGGGGTGGGCTACGCCCGTGCGGCGGCCCGACAGTTTCCTCGCTGGGTGAAGGCCGCCCATGACCTGCTCAGGACCTGCCCTTGCGAGGCGGGCTGTCCTCGCTGCATCCTTTCGCCCAAGTGCGGCAACGGCAACCAGCACCTCGACAAACAGGCAGCCCTGTGGTTGGCCGAGGAGCTCTGCCGCCGCTATCCGGTGGGCCCTGCCCACTAG